A portion of the Chondrinema litorale genome contains these proteins:
- a CDS encoding DUF4159 domain-containing protein, whose protein sequence is MEGKINQYNLNYKKFSKELESDFHFAATKLKAGNSFFFTRLQYNSGDWNTDQRMPSNLLNSVVEYTTIPVDTKENVVPLGSDELFNAPFCYLSGHKLVEFDQKEKANFKKYVENGGFIFVDDCNHDIDGLFAKSFEAEMIEIFGDNALKKIPNNHKIYNCFFEFEDGPPNTSVELNGWGDDLVHDYLKAIEVDGRICVLYSNKDYGCEWDYDHRNKRWMARDNTRFGINIILYALTA, encoded by the coding sequence ATGGAGGGAAAAATCAATCAGTATAACCTGAACTATAAGAAGTTTTCTAAAGAATTAGAAAGTGATTTCCATTTTGCTGCCACAAAATTGAAGGCTGGTAATAGTTTTTTCTTTACCAGGTTACAATACAATTCTGGAGATTGGAATACTGATCAGCGTATGCCTTCTAACTTGTTAAATTCGGTAGTGGAGTATACAACCATTCCTGTAGATACCAAAGAGAATGTTGTTCCACTTGGGAGCGATGAGTTATTTAATGCACCTTTTTGCTATTTGAGTGGACATAAATTGGTGGAGTTTGACCAAAAAGAAAAAGCCAATTTTAAGAAGTATGTAGAAAATGGCGGTTTCATTTTTGTCGACGATTGCAACCACGATATAGACGGACTTTTTGCCAAATCTTTTGAAGCAGAAATGATTGAGATTTTTGGCGATAATGCTTTAAAGAAGATTCCTAATAACCACAAGATTTACAATTGCTTCTTTGAGTTTGAAGATGGCCCACCAAATACCTCTGTAGAATTAAATGGTTGGGGAGATGATCTCGTACATGACTACCTTAAAGCCATTGAAGTAGATGGACGAATTTGCGTGCTTTACAGTAACAAAGATTATGGGTGCGAATGGGATTACGACCATCGAAATAAAAGATGGATGGCAAGAGATAATACTCGATTTGGCATAAATATCATTTTATATGCACTTACAGCTTAA
- a CDS encoding AAA family ATPase: MTEKDVHQLIGKIHALKAEIQKVIIGQEDIIDQLLICFMAGGHALLEGVPGLAKTLMIRTLSEAVHLNFKRIQFTPDLMPADITGTEVLEEDITSGKKFFKFNHGPIFANIILADEINRTPPKTQAALLEAMQEYEVTYGGKTYSLEKPFFILATQNPVEQSGTFPLPEAQLDRFLFYIQLGYPEEQDEFTILSSTTGSKKTKVESVITGEEIAAVQQLVREVPVNDTLISRVNRIVRATRPQTTSVDMVKSWVQWGAGPRAGQAMMLTAKAAALLDGRFAVTPNDIEKVAYPVLRHRMLMNFKAEASGKNTDEITSAILQEIKA, translated from the coding sequence ATGACAGAAAAAGATGTTCATCAGCTAATAGGCAAAATACACGCACTAAAAGCTGAAATACAAAAAGTAATTATCGGGCAGGAAGATATAATTGATCAATTATTAATCTGCTTTATGGCAGGTGGCCATGCCTTACTAGAAGGTGTTCCGGGTTTAGCTAAAACCCTTATGATTAGAACACTGTCTGAAGCAGTGCATCTCAATTTTAAAAGAATTCAGTTTACGCCAGACTTAATGCCAGCAGATATTACTGGTACCGAAGTATTAGAAGAAGATATTACTTCTGGGAAGAAGTTTTTTAAATTCAACCACGGACCAATATTCGCCAACATCATTTTGGCCGATGAGATAAACAGAACTCCTCCAAAAACGCAGGCTGCTTTGCTAGAAGCCATGCAAGAATATGAAGTAACTTACGGTGGTAAGACTTATTCATTAGAAAAACCATTTTTCATTCTAGCTACCCAGAACCCAGTTGAACAATCTGGTACTTTTCCATTACCAGAAGCTCAATTAGACAGGTTTCTATTTTATATTCAATTAGGTTATCCTGAGGAGCAAGACGAATTTACAATACTTTCTAGTACTACTGGTAGCAAAAAAACTAAGGTTGAAAGTGTAATTACCGGTGAAGAAATTGCAGCAGTTCAACAGCTTGTAAGAGAAGTGCCTGTAAATGATACGCTTATTTCGAGAGTGAACAGAATTGTAAGAGCAACCCGCCCGCAAACTACTTCGGTAGACATGGTGAAATCTTGGGTGCAATGGGGAGCTGGCCCTAGAGCTGGGCAGGCAATGATGTTAACTGCAAAAGCTGCTGCTTTACTCGATGGCAGATTTGCTGTTACACCTAATGATATTGAGAAAGTAGCTTATCCTGTATTGCGTCATAGAATGTTGATGAACTTTAAAGCGGAAGCTTCTGGAAAAAATACAGATGAAATAACCAGTGCCATACTGCAAGAAATAAAAGCTTAA
- a CDS encoding DUF58 domain-containing protein produces the protein MENYLDPELINSVEGLELLARKTVEGFLAGANRNLRAGQGQEFSQYKSYQPGDDLRQLDWKLLARTSRYYIKESETETNVTSTFILDASASMKYEENNLSKLAFSKAIIACLAYMAKKQGDLISLFALNEMELVQLPPKQSTGFFMHFLHELHQVQGMKKWPEQTDNVFLGSRNKGLVICFSDLYENDSEITQLLKNVAAAGNEVMLFHVLGKKELTFDFGNTSTFQDLETGELLEVNPKKYKEKYLERMNAFIKNAETSMLENNISYVQVDLQQHPALLLQTFLKRRKAGLP, from the coding sequence ATGGAAAACTATCTGGACCCTGAGTTGATCAATTCGGTGGAAGGTTTGGAGTTACTAGCCAGAAAAACTGTAGAAGGATTTCTGGCTGGTGCTAACAGAAATTTACGCGCTGGGCAAGGGCAGGAGTTTAGTCAGTATAAGTCTTACCAACCTGGAGACGATTTAAGACAACTAGACTGGAAGCTTTTAGCCAGAACAAGCAGGTATTACATTAAAGAGTCTGAAACGGAAACTAATGTAACCAGTACTTTTATTCTAGATGCATCTGCATCTATGAAATACGAAGAAAACAATTTGAGCAAATTGGCTTTTTCTAAAGCGATTATAGCTTGTTTGGCATATATGGCTAAAAAACAAGGAGATTTAATTAGCCTGTTTGCTTTAAATGAAATGGAATTAGTACAACTTCCACCAAAGCAGTCAACTGGATTTTTTATGCATTTTTTGCATGAATTGCATCAGGTGCAAGGCATGAAAAAATGGCCAGAGCAAACAGATAATGTTTTTTTAGGTAGTAGAAATAAAGGGTTGGTAATCTGCTTTTCCGATTTGTATGAAAATGATTCTGAGATAACTCAATTGCTTAAAAACGTTGCCGCTGCTGGAAATGAAGTGATGTTGTTTCATGTTTTGGGCAAAAAAGAATTGACTTTCGATTTTGGAAATACTTCTACTTTCCAAGACTTGGAAACAGGTGAGCTGCTAGAAGTGAACCCCAAGAAATACAAAGAAAAGTATCTGGAAAGAATGAATGCATTTATTAAAAATGCTGAAACCAGTATGCTGGAAAATAATATCAGTTATGTGCAGGTAGATTTACAGCAGCATCCAGCTCTTCTATTGCAAACTTTTCTAAAAAGGAGAAAAGCTGGATTGCCATAA
- a CDS encoding CHASE2 domain-containing protein yields the protein MTPIFQEKRNTYVRIGLSIGHGVFLIIATLIYLSITFTLDDEIILIQLTAAVKNKLLGQKKRPDKDRLLLVNVSWDKKLIPRIDSTGTPIGNQAITNRASIAKLLQAMNQKPDNHEFLLIDVNFLDDSPDDSLLEAELLKVKNCLVSYHKDVKGKPLYPVVKAPLGLSDMQVDDEDRDLVLKYHLIQGDSLKTTPLLMYEKIHDAKFEEGFLYDKLDGKKIFNSFIIDYPVDQYDIFKRDMYNYLYLNEMVMASPSFIQAMTKDKIVIVGDFEDRDIHNTIYGKTPGPLILLNAFLALENGDNLVSIYFILLLLVAYSLISYKAITVNDPVTMWVKRKFKEYNFIIEFAADVTFYLIYFGIISIISYMSFGVHLTILFLSFYMHFLEVGLVALDERKKEKALAKANAATNETEVKKED from the coding sequence TTGACACCAATTTTCCAAGAAAAGCGAAATACATATGTTCGAATTGGCTTGTCTATAGGTCACGGTGTATTTCTAATTATTGCCACCCTAATTTACCTTTCCATAACATTTACGCTAGACGATGAGATTATTCTTATTCAGTTAACAGCTGCAGTAAAAAATAAACTGTTAGGTCAGAAAAAAAGACCAGATAAAGACAGACTGCTGTTAGTAAATGTGAGTTGGGATAAAAAATTAATTCCAAGAATAGATTCAACTGGCACTCCAATAGGTAATCAAGCAATTACTAATAGAGCATCCATCGCAAAGTTGCTTCAGGCAATGAACCAAAAGCCTGACAACCACGAGTTTCTCCTGATAGATGTTAACTTTCTCGACGATTCACCAGACGATTCTCTTTTAGAAGCCGAGTTACTAAAAGTAAAAAACTGTTTGGTTTCTTACCACAAGGATGTAAAAGGGAAACCATTATATCCTGTAGTAAAAGCCCCGCTTGGCTTATCAGATATGCAGGTTGATGATGAAGATCGAGATTTGGTGTTGAAATACCATTTAATTCAAGGAGATTCTTTAAAGACTACTCCCCTTTTAATGTATGAAAAAATTCATGATGCGAAATTCGAAGAAGGATTCCTTTATGATAAATTAGATGGCAAGAAGATTTTCAATTCATTTATTATTGATTATCCGGTAGATCAATACGACATATTCAAAAGGGATATGTACAATTATTTATATCTCAATGAAATGGTGATGGCATCACCGTCTTTCATTCAGGCAATGACAAAGGATAAAATTGTTATTGTCGGTGATTTTGAAGATCGAGATATACATAATACCATTTATGGTAAAACACCGGGGCCACTCATTCTACTAAATGCATTTCTTGCTTTAGAAAATGGTGATAATCTAGTTTCTATTTATTTTATTTTATTACTGCTTGTTGCTTACTCTTTAATTTCTTACAAGGCTATTACAGTAAACGACCCAGTAACTATGTGGGTAAAAAGGAAATTTAAAGAATATAACTTCATTATAGAATTTGCCGCAGATGTTACTTTCTACCTAATCTATTTCGGTATTATTTCTATCATTTCTTATATGTCTTTTGGTGTGCACTTAACCATTTTGTTTTTGTCTTTCTACATGCACTTTCTTGAAGTTGGCTTGGTAGCACTAGACGAAAGAAAAAAGGAGAAAGCTTTAGCGAAAGCTAATGCTGCTACTAATGAGACCGAAGTAAAAAAAGAAGATTAA
- a CDS encoding flavin monoamine oxidase family protein, with product MEKNLIHDVIIVGAGISGLYAAYMLKNEGYSVKVVEAGPTYGGRIKSLTGFSQSPIELGAEFIHGKYTVLYELLEYFEEELIEIKGKNYVWFKNELLAENKAAEDAQIERVFDFLDNSWRYRGLDKTAQEYLSNRPFPDSVRQLLEVFAMEYGTSNDKIGMRSLALNESNWVAGDQHFKLKSPLLSILREFLESLDHDIQYNSPVTAIDYQTEEVKVQTEKGESFICKKLICTIPLTMLKKGMIKFTPELSTAKKEAIEVLGMDAGVKVFLKFKERFWKKNMWELFGTKSSPLYYNLFPGTQSDENVLVAYMMGKYAEQFIEKGNKGIDELVIELDNIFGDKQATTHLENSLIMNWKNEKYIEGAYSFDTPFSEGKREDLAKTINNRIFFGGEATNFTGHSSTLHGAMETAERCFQEIKTILKPEKPV from the coding sequence ATGGAGAAAAACTTAATACATGATGTAATAATAGTTGGCGCTGGTATTTCTGGCCTTTATGCAGCTTATATGCTTAAAAATGAAGGTTACAGTGTAAAAGTAGTAGAAGCCGGGCCAACTTATGGAGGAAGAATAAAAAGTTTAACTGGTTTTTCTCAAAGCCCAATAGAATTGGGTGCTGAGTTTATTCATGGAAAATATACAGTACTCTACGAATTACTAGAATACTTTGAAGAAGAACTAATAGAAATTAAAGGGAAGAATTATGTTTGGTTCAAAAATGAATTATTAGCTGAAAATAAAGCAGCCGAAGATGCACAAATAGAAAGGGTATTTGATTTTCTTGATAATTCTTGGCGATACAGAGGATTAGATAAAACAGCACAAGAATATCTCTCTAATAGACCTTTTCCTGATTCTGTAAGGCAATTACTAGAAGTTTTTGCTATGGAATATGGTACTTCTAATGATAAAATAGGCATGAGAAGTCTTGCTTTAAATGAATCTAACTGGGTAGCAGGTGACCAACATTTCAAATTAAAATCTCCTTTGTTAAGTATTCTTAGGGAATTTTTAGAAAGTTTAGATCACGACATTCAATATAACTCTCCAGTAACTGCAATTGACTATCAAACAGAGGAGGTTAAAGTTCAGACCGAAAAAGGTGAAAGCTTCATTTGTAAAAAGCTGATTTGCACCATTCCTCTTACTATGTTAAAGAAAGGTATGATCAAATTCACACCTGAATTGTCTACAGCAAAGAAAGAAGCAATTGAGGTATTGGGAATGGATGCAGGGGTAAAAGTCTTTTTGAAATTTAAAGAGCGATTTTGGAAGAAAAACATGTGGGAATTATTCGGCACCAAAAGCAGCCCACTGTATTATAATCTATTTCCCGGAACTCAAAGTGACGAAAATGTATTAGTCGCGTATATGATGGGGAAATATGCAGAACAATTTATTGAAAAAGGTAACAAAGGAATTGACGAACTCGTAATAGAACTGGATAATATTTTTGGCGATAAACAAGCTACAACGCATTTAGAAAATAGCTTGATTATGAATTGGAAAAATGAAAAATATATAGAAGGTGCTTATTCGTTTGATACTCCTTTTTCAGAAGGAAAAAGGGAAGATTTAGCTAAAACAATTAATAATCGCATATTTTTTGGTGGTGAAGCAACTAACTTCACTGGGCATTCATCAACTTTGCATGGAGCTATGGAAACGGCTGAAAGATGTTTTCAAGAAATTAAAACTATACTTAAACCCGAGAAACCTGTGTAA
- a CDS encoding SPOR domain-containing protein produces MKLTKLLSILFLFFYLSSCNKDVEQFSKDKPYAIIIDQYRSLETAWNSFERIKKMGIEGYLAEVKDPATGTWYMLLTGSYKTLESAIAGRIKFEDSFSFLYLDIVNYNQLSQNLVNYVEKYKPMPLPDSLTSNAYKVALVDLMKKAPYSEAYSILDVKAVQPSDSIDVLKRTSLRTNQFDMPRGVYPPALINSSDALIEAVYFDELIGVEFKIDVFALKPSHELGADISQVFADKIKDTREYNFEEILPRTVNGAIELKGFAVNIEPTQGKVYRYMVLSDLNGRYLYFIQSEKCSQENIDNFIKSIASNNGLISYPAFAEKMSILPDSLPIDSHLAYVHLRKLIDVPGATGAKLEKHYKTRFVFFDNQKGEWEIASTRIFDREMSNTIFSNVYNPQRRVHKDSVEVQGNHGWLTTLRRRKPGNRKYEDFPNEIQFNSDKFLVIISNRRYAWLEQTEMMEVLESLNLSPEFKKEQGFLESLVSD; encoded by the coding sequence ATGAAATTAACCAAGCTTCTTAGCATATTGTTTTTATTCTTCTATCTGAGTTCTTGCAATAAAGATGTTGAGCAATTTAGTAAGGATAAACCCTATGCCATAATTATAGATCAATACAGAAGTCTTGAAACTGCATGGAATTCTTTTGAAAGAATTAAAAAAATGGGTATCGAGGGCTATTTGGCAGAAGTAAAAGATCCTGCAACAGGTACTTGGTACATGCTTTTAACAGGTTCTTATAAAACCCTCGAATCTGCTATAGCTGGAAGAATAAAGTTTGAAGATTCTTTTAGTTTTCTATATCTGGATATTGTAAACTATAATCAGTTGAGCCAGAACTTGGTAAATTATGTTGAAAAATATAAGCCCATGCCTCTGCCAGATTCGCTTACTTCAAATGCTTACAAAGTTGCTTTGGTAGATTTAATGAAAAAAGCACCTTATAGCGAAGCTTACTCAATTTTAGATGTAAAGGCTGTTCAACCATCAGACAGTATTGATGTACTCAAAAGAACTTCGCTTAGAACGAATCAATTTGATATGCCTAGAGGAGTTTATCCTCCAGCTTTAATTAACTCTTCAGATGCTTTAATTGAGGCTGTTTATTTTGATGAATTAATTGGTGTAGAATTTAAAATTGATGTTTTTGCACTAAAACCTTCTCATGAGTTGGGGGCAGATATAAGTCAAGTATTTGCAGATAAGATAAAAGATACAAGAGAATACAATTTTGAAGAGATACTCCCACGAACAGTAAATGGAGCAATTGAACTTAAAGGTTTCGCAGTTAATATTGAACCAACTCAAGGCAAAGTTTATCGATATATGGTTTTATCAGACCTAAATGGTAGATATTTATATTTTATACAATCTGAAAAGTGCTCTCAAGAGAATATAGATAACTTTATTAAATCTATTGCTAGTAATAATGGCTTAATTAGCTATCCGGCTTTTGCAGAGAAAATGTCAATTTTACCCGATTCACTTCCAATAGATAGCCATTTGGCATATGTGCATTTACGCAAATTAATTGATGTACCAGGTGCTACTGGTGCTAAGTTAGAAAAGCATTATAAAACCAGATTTGTGTTTTTCGATAATCAGAAAGGAGAATGGGAAATTGCCAGCACTAGAATTTTTGATAGAGAAATGTCTAATACAATTTTTAGCAATGTGTATAATCCGCAAAGGAGAGTGCATAAAGATTCTGTTGAGGTACAAGGCAACCACGGCTGGCTTACCACTTTAAGAAGACGGAAACCCGGAAATAGAAAGTATGAAGATTTTCCTAATGAGATTCAGTTTAACTCAGATAAGTTTCTGGTGATTATTTCTAATAGGAGATATGCTTGGTTAGAACAAACTGAAATGATGGAGGTTTTGGAGTCTTTAAATCTTAGCCCTGAGTTTAAAAAAGAACAAGGCTTTTTAGAAAGCCTTGTATCAGATTAA
- a CDS encoding Rid family detoxifying hydrolase, whose protein sequence is MRTSYAFLLLLLSFACSAPKNEKIEEVKPVENKRKIVKSEKAPLPIGPYNQGIVVGNTLHTAGQIAINAATGEMVTDSIEAEASQVLDNLKSVIEEAGYNMDEVVQTTIYMTDLADFSKVNEIYGSYFKEGQAPARVTVQVAAIPKNAHLEISMVAMK, encoded by the coding sequence ATGAGAACTTCATACGCATTTTTACTTCTTCTACTATCATTTGCTTGTTCAGCACCTAAAAATGAAAAGATAGAAGAAGTAAAACCTGTTGAAAACAAAAGAAAAATTGTAAAATCAGAAAAAGCACCATTGCCAATTGGTCCTTATAATCAGGGTATTGTAGTTGGTAATACATTACATACTGCTGGTCAAATTGCCATTAATGCAGCTACTGGCGAAATGGTTACAGATTCTATTGAAGCTGAAGCTAGTCAAGTTCTGGACAATTTAAAATCGGTAATTGAAGAAGCTGGTTACAACATGGACGAAGTTGTTCAAACAACCATTTATATGACCGACTTAGCTGACTTCTCAAAAGTAAATGAAATCTACGGCAGCTATTTTAAAGAAGGGCAAGCACCTGCAAGAGTAACTGTACAGGTGGCTGCTATTCCAAAAAATGCACATTTAGAAATTTCTATGGTGGCTATGAAATAG
- a CDS encoding M20/M25/M40 family metallo-hydrolase: MKKLNTSIILAICSVILAIRPAQSQNTQSAELAVKALEVLSADDMEGRKSGTEGNAKARTYLIEEFSKLGFEVKTDTFSFRSTLEPVQGVNLLIEIKGQKYPESYIVISAHYDHLGIKNDDIYNGTDDNASGSAALLAIASELKNKKTKHSIIIAAFDAEEMGLQGAKHFVKHPMVDQEIIALNINMDMVSQSEKDELYACGTYHFPFLKEPIENTAKHHSDIKVLFGHDLPNTGHNDWTGQSDHYPFYKAEIPFVYFGVEDHPYYHKSTDTFDKLTKAFYMNAVEFISAFVFDIDEKFKLKLNN; encoded by the coding sequence ATTGAATACTAGCATAATACTAGCAATTTGCTCAGTAATACTTGCTATACGACCAGCACAATCACAAAATACGCAATCAGCAGAACTGGCAGTAAAAGCCTTAGAAGTACTTTCTGCTGATGATATGGAAGGTAGAAAATCAGGAACTGAAGGTAACGCCAAAGCCAGAACATATTTAATTGAAGAATTTTCAAAACTTGGTTTTGAGGTAAAGACAGATACTTTTTCTTTTAGGTCGACTCTAGAGCCAGTTCAAGGAGTGAACTTACTTATTGAAATTAAAGGGCAAAAGTATCCTGAATCTTATATCGTTATCTCTGCACACTACGATCACTTAGGCATTAAAAACGACGATATTTACAATGGTACAGATGACAATGCATCTGGATCAGCTGCACTTCTGGCAATTGCTTCAGAATTAAAAAATAAAAAAACAAAACACTCTATTATTATCGCAGCTTTCGATGCTGAAGAAATGGGTTTACAAGGAGCTAAACACTTTGTAAAACATCCTATGGTAGATCAAGAAATAATTGCGTTAAACATCAACATGGATATGGTGAGCCAGTCTGAAAAAGACGAATTGTATGCTTGTGGCACTTATCATTTTCCATTTCTTAAAGAGCCAATTGAAAATACAGCAAAGCATCATTCAGATATAAAAGTATTATTTGGACATGATTTACCAAACACTGGCCACAATGATTGGACTGGGCAATCAGATCATTATCCGTTTTATAAAGCAGAGATTCCCTTTGTTTACTTTGGTGTAGAAGATCATCCATATTACCACAAATCAACAGATACGTTCGATAAACTTACTAAAGCATTTTATATGAATGCAGTAGAATTTATCTCTGCTTTTGTATTCGATATTGATGAAAAATTTAAGTTAAAACTCAATAATTAA